From the Leptospira sp. WS60.C2 genome, one window contains:
- a CDS encoding DUF2461 domain-containing protein: MKLSKGIFKFLEDLKINNNKEWFLDHKLLFDGYQKELIYYTAMLLSGIGKFDPSLKGVEPKSCIFRIYKDVRFSNDKSPYKTHFGIFMRGGGRKIEGTGYYLHIEPNESLLGGGCYQPDSHSLFKIRNKIANDSNRFRKIINDPKFQETFGNTFYAEKVKTVPRGFAKEHPMIDILKYKGFAVARKLKNIDLTSKLSSEDIVKLFGVVYPLNQFLDQALDRK; this comes from the coding sequence TTGAAACTAAGTAAAGGGATATTTAAATTTCTAGAAGATCTTAAGATAAATAATAATAAGGAATGGTTTTTAGATCATAAACTTCTGTTTGATGGCTACCAAAAGGAACTGATTTATTATACTGCTATGTTATTATCAGGCATTGGAAAATTTGACCCTTCGCTAAAAGGCGTTGAACCTAAATCTTGTATATTTAGAATTTATAAAGATGTTCGTTTTTCCAATGATAAAAGTCCTTATAAAACTCACTTTGGGATTTTTATGAGAGGAGGGGGTCGTAAAATTGAAGGAACTGGATATTACTTACACATTGAACCAAACGAATCTTTGCTAGGTGGAGGATGTTATCAGCCAGATTCACATTCTTTATTTAAAATTAGAAATAAAATTGCTAACGATTCAAATAGATTTAGAAAAATTATAAACGATCCCAAGTTTCAAGAAACATTTGGGAATACATTCTATGCGGAGAAAGTAAAGACGGTTCCGAGAGGTTTTGCAAAAGAACATCCAATGATTGATATCCTTAAATACAAAGGTTTTGCTGTGGCAAGAAAATTGAAGAATATAGATTTAACTTCGAAACTAAGTAGTGAGGATATAGTGAAATTGTTTGGTGTTGTGTATCCGCTCAATCAATTTTTGGATCAAGCTTTGGATCGAAAATAA
- a CDS encoding adenylate/guanylate cyclase domain-containing protein codes for MKQKTLHANHREEVIVCLNEMEKESFFPTFAFVFVLDRSLSFDIVKPFYEREIEVFGACSAELILNEGKSDFGLVALLIEIPRNYFNLKVFPANEDSLALGSRIANYALNCFQKPSLMLLVAFRELSFEPEKMIEGILARNQTLKIFGGIASSFGNVENPPFFTKDGLETHGVCALIIDDEKIQIDGLAVSGWQEIGTPKKVTKSDGRKVFEIEGVPATDFYARYFGIQSKEYGIRKNHIDPDLLAASEYPLLLRKEDGSEVMRVAIQMDSEERSVSYGGEIPEDSFVRFCSPNTLETIQRSYSEILKFRDEILDSSPDFILMFNCAVRSRSLGAYMNTELNAIYKLWKRNVIGFSSWGEIGNVKQSKCGLHNTVISIVAVKEVSQDRSSHKKSQNDELIEFPTEPPRKLLNYDELVKEVEQLRRDKRILGHFLRLTSEDLEQEETKSTKLLLNILPQEIATRLKSGEVNISQRIHSASVLFADLVGFTNFASKTDPVELVILLNEIFTKFDELAIESKIEKIKTIGDAYMVAAGVPNSMPDHADRCVALAKQMILFIKDFSEKKGINFKIRIGINSGEVTAGVIGKHKFTYDLWGDTVNIAQRMESSGNSNSIQITQNTFDLISDQNDFMPRWIDAKGVGRMKAYLLDLNESK; via the coding sequence ATGAAACAGAAAACACTGCACGCGAATCACAGAGAGGAAGTGATTGTTTGTTTGAATGAAATGGAAAAAGAATCTTTCTTTCCAACATTTGCTTTTGTATTTGTTTTGGACCGGTCCTTATCTTTTGATATTGTTAAACCATTTTATGAACGTGAGATTGAAGTTTTTGGAGCATGTTCAGCTGAATTGATTCTCAATGAAGGGAAATCTGATTTCGGGTTAGTTGCCCTTTTAATCGAGATACCAAGAAATTATTTTAACCTTAAAGTTTTTCCAGCAAACGAAGATTCGTTAGCTCTAGGAAGTCGAATTGCAAACTATGCTCTCAACTGTTTTCAAAAACCATCATTAATGCTCTTGGTTGCCTTTCGAGAATTAAGTTTTGAACCGGAGAAGATGATTGAAGGTATCTTGGCTAGGAATCAAACATTAAAAATATTTGGTGGAATTGCAAGTAGTTTTGGAAATGTAGAAAATCCTCCATTCTTTACGAAAGATGGTTTAGAAACGCATGGTGTATGTGCGTTAATTATTGATGATGAAAAAATTCAAATAGATGGACTTGCGGTCAGTGGATGGCAAGAAATAGGAACACCTAAAAAAGTAACAAAATCAGATGGTCGAAAAGTTTTTGAAATCGAAGGTGTCCCTGCAACAGATTTTTATGCACGATACTTTGGGATACAATCGAAGGAATATGGAATTCGGAAAAATCATATAGATCCTGATTTATTGGCTGCAAGTGAATACCCATTGTTATTAAGAAAAGAAGACGGTTCGGAAGTTATGCGAGTTGCAATCCAAATGGATTCGGAAGAGCGGTCAGTATCGTACGGTGGAGAAATTCCAGAGGACTCATTTGTACGATTTTGTTCACCAAACACATTAGAGACGATTCAGAGGTCATATTCGGAAATACTAAAATTTAGAGACGAAATTTTAGACTCTTCGCCAGATTTTATACTTATGTTTAATTGTGCAGTAAGATCAAGATCGCTTGGTGCTTATATGAATACGGAGTTGAATGCGATATATAAACTTTGGAAACGAAATGTCATCGGATTCAGTTCCTGGGGTGAAATAGGCAATGTAAAACAAAGCAAATGTGGGCTTCACAATACTGTCATTTCAATTGTTGCGGTGAAAGAGGTGTCCCAGGATAGATCGTCACATAAAAAAAGTCAAAATGATGAGTTGATTGAATTTCCTACAGAGCCTCCGAGAAAACTTTTAAATTATGATGAATTGGTAAAAGAAGTTGAACAGTTACGAAGAGACAAAAGAATATTGGGTCATTTTTTAAGATTAACATCAGAAGATTTAGAGCAAGAAGAAACTAAGTCTACGAAATTGCTTTTGAATATTCTACCTCAAGAAATTGCGACGAGGCTGAAATCGGGAGAAGTGAATATATCGCAACGCATTCACTCTGCGTCTGTTCTTTTTGCTGATTTAGTTGGCTTTACCAATTTTGCGTCAAAAACAGATCCAGTTGAGTTGGTTATACTATTAAACGAAATTTTTACCAAATTTGATGAATTAGCAATTGAATCTAAAATTGAGAAAATCAAAACAATAGGTGATGCCTATATGGTTGCTGCCGGAGTTCCCAATTCAATGCCTGATCACGCCGATCGTTGTGTTGCATTGGCGAAACAAATGATACTCTTTATTAAAGACTTTTCGGAGAAGAAAGGAATTAACTTCAAAATTCGAATTGGAATCAACTCTGGCGAGGTAACAGCTGGCGTCATTGGAAAACATAAATTTACTTATGATTTATGGGGTGATACCGTAAACATTGCACAAAGAATGGAATCCAGTGGTAATTCCAATAGCATACAAATTACACAGAATACATTTGATCTGATATCAGATCAAAATGATTTTATGCCAAGATGGATTGACGCGAAAGGAGTAGGTCGAATGAAGGCATATTTATTGGATTTGAATGAAAGCAAATAA
- a CDS encoding ankyrin repeat domain-containing protein, giving the protein MKAKFDTNTLTNVRIHCIKRIIHLSFLLIPNTIFSQNKEMIKLEWYHYIFLSPVLIVDAMTTSYEKFKKEIQEQREFQGLSELHKAVIRSDMEKIKQLIAAQNDTESKDKNGETPLFYALDRNQVRIAKFLIENNADVNVRNINGRHIIQPAIQNNQYDILKLMLKHGLKLQLTENGDTALTLTCNLKPDNFKFIQMFVEHGVPINQKDKYRYTALMYIATSESPKLDIVQYLIKKGADVNEKDIEGRSILRLLIERKTMNLNLIKILVNQGADLYSKDKDGISIFEYIRKYYDDPDNDEVVLYLKAHR; this is encoded by the coding sequence ATGAAAGCTAAATTCGACACAAACACACTTACAAATGTTCGCATTCACTGCATTAAACGAATCATCCACTTATCTTTTCTATTAATACCAAACACAATATTCTCTCAAAATAAAGAGATGATCAAATTGGAATGGTATCACTACATTTTTCTTTCGCCTGTTCTGATCGTAGATGCAATGACAACAAGCTACGAGAAATTTAAAAAAGAAATCCAAGAGCAGAGAGAGTTTCAAGGTTTATCTGAGCTACATAAAGCAGTGATTCGCTCAGACATGGAAAAAATCAAACAATTGATCGCCGCTCAGAATGACACAGAATCTAAGGATAAAAATGGAGAAACACCATTATTTTATGCATTAGATCGAAACCAAGTTCGTATCGCAAAATTCTTAATTGAAAACAATGCCGACGTAAATGTAAGAAATATAAATGGAAGGCATATCATACAACCCGCAATTCAAAACAATCAATACGATATATTAAAATTAATGTTAAAACATGGACTAAAGTTACAACTTACAGAAAATGGTGACACTGCTTTAACGCTTACTTGCAATCTAAAGCCAGATAACTTTAAGTTCATCCAGATGTTTGTTGAACATGGAGTTCCCATCAACCAAAAAGACAAATATCGTTACACAGCTCTGATGTATATTGCAACTTCAGAAAGTCCAAAGCTAGACATTGTCCAATACTTAATCAAAAAAGGTGCGGACGTGAATGAAAAAGATATTGAGGGTAGATCAATCCTTCGTCTGCTCATAGAAAGGAAAACGATGAATCTGAATTTAATCAAAATTTTAGTGAATCAGGGAGCAGATCTTTACTCTAAAGATAAAGACGGAATATCAATTTTTGAATATATCAGGAAATATTATGATGATCCAGACAATGATGAGGTTGTTTTATATTTAAAAGCGCATAGGTGA
- a CDS encoding DUF3592 domain-containing protein, producing the protein MKTKIISRILQVFALYLFFSTSYTILGRILTIQSGKKINGEVVSSYKEKQYSTQTSGKSYGTTHYILRPIIQYKVNGETFEINGKILGEVGKEYQIGTPVELIYNPNQPSYSFINSFLELWYEPLKYIIYSVILFFFGTFLKQIMERIKEKIIHFFRTRFFL; encoded by the coding sequence ATGAAAACAAAGATTATCTCCCGCATCCTCCAAGTATTTGCTCTCTATTTATTTTTTTCAACATCTTACACAATTTTAGGAAGAATTCTAACCATTCAATCGGGCAAAAAAATCAATGGAGAAGTGGTATCGTCCTATAAAGAAAAACAATACTCCACTCAAACAAGCGGAAAAAGTTACGGGACAACACACTATATCCTAAGACCTATCATTCAATACAAAGTGAATGGAGAGACCTTTGAAATCAATGGGAAAATATTGGGAGAAGTAGGCAAGGAATACCAAATTGGAACACCCGTAGAATTGATTTACAATCCTAATCAACCAAGCTATTCTTTTATCAATTCATTTTTAGAATTATGGTATGAACCTTTGAAATATATAATTTATAGTGTGATCTTATTTTTTTTTGGAACATTTTTGAAACAAATCATGGAAAGAATAAAGGAGAAAATAATTCATTTTTTCCGAACTCGCTTTTTTTTATGA